In Zingiber officinale cultivar Zhangliang chromosome 3A, Zo_v1.1, whole genome shotgun sequence, the DNA window AGGAAAGCTATCTCCAGAGAGGGATGATTTTAATGTTTTTGACCGAGATCACAAGCTACATGTGCTGGATATTGAAATGGTAGGAAGTTTTACTAAAAGTAGTTATTTTGACCTGTTCTAACTTGCCGCTACCAATATTAGGCACCAAAAATGAACACAGATAAAGCAGAGGAAAAACCCGCAGAGATTGCAGTGATGAGAGATGAACATCAGACTGCGAAGTTTGGTGAGAAAGATGCTGATTTGAAGAAGCAAACAGTCAACAAGCAAGCCTTGGATCTTCCAATTGATTTTGAGAAGCCTAAGAAGCAGGATGTTAGCTTTGACAAAATGGAAACTTCTAAGCAGCAAAGTAAAGATCTTAGGCAAGAGCCTAAACAGGAGAAATCTGGTGAGggatttttttttcccttaaaAAGTTGAAATAATTCTTGTTTGATGTTTTGCCACCAGGATATATCTGATATGAGATCTTTCTGCTTCCCACCTTTTGTTGCTAGGATCAGCCTCCTCTCTACATGTCCCTTTGACAGTTGGAAGTTGGCCAGGGGTCTTTCCTCCTTACGGGTAAGCAATTGACTTGTATTCTGggattaatttgaatttggtttttGAAGTTTTGTTTATTCATCTTCTTCACCTCAGATACATGGGTCAAGTTCCACCTTTGCAAGCCAGTGCTCCAATAAATGGAACGGCAGGTTCTTCCAGTTCCGTCCAGGTTTCTCCTCTCGCTCTTCCTTTGCATGTTCATTCACATGCCAAAGCATGCTTGGTAGTAGAGTCTCACTTGCTTTCGATAACTTCTCTTGCAGCCACCTGGTTTTCTCCAAGCACATCCTCGTCCAAAGCGTTGTTCTACGCATTGCTTCATAGCACAGATGATATCCAACTATGAGAAGTTTGCAAGAATGAATAGTTTCTGGACTGCTGCAGCAGGAGCTGCACCATTTTATGGAGCTAAGCCTTGTAATCAAAGTGTGGTTCCACCTTCTGATAGTGCTCTTTCTGGACATCAAATGCAAGGAGCTTTCCTAGGTGCTAATGCAGGCGCATTGCCAGACACTAAAGGGACACCAGTAGCAGCTTTGTCATTGCCAGGTAATAGTGCATCGCAGGAGAAGATGCCACAAGCTAATAATACGCATATGGAAACTGCCCAGAGAAAGCAAGTCATGCTTCAGCAAATGCCCAAGTCTGGATCAACAAGTAACATGCCGGTAAGGACTCTCTTTGTCCATCTTTGTTTGAAATCTTGTTAaaagaaataattaattaatttatttgtgattttatTTTTGCTATCTATTTAGCATGGTCCTGCGTTTATATTCCCCATAAACCAGGCACCTTTGCTACAGCCAGCTGCTGCGGCATCTGGTGTTGGTAGAGTTGGGGCAGCGAAATCAACTACTAGCGCTAATGGTGAGATACGGACATCTGCAGCTATTAGTTCTGCAGTGGGTAGCAGTGTAGCTGGTGGATCAGCAactccgatgaacttgagtttcaCTAATATGCTTCCAAATGATGCTCAGTACGTGGCTTTTCTGCAGAATTATGGATACCCTTTTCCTATTCCTGCCCAATTCACGGGGGCTCCATTTAGAGGAACAAGTAATGCTCAAGCAATGCCCTTTTTCTACCCTTCTCACATGCTTCATCCACAACAACTACGACCACAGCAGCAGCAACAAGCAGGTCCACTGCCTCATGTTCAACAAACCCACCAAAATTCAAGCACTCTGAGTGGGTCCTCACATAAACATTCACAGCAAAGCATTAATGAGTTTCCAGCCACTAATCAGCGGCAAGATCTCTTGTCCCAACAAGGTCATCCTAAGGAGTGCAGCAAGGGTGTGGATGAAAGTCTTACCTCTGCCGATGGTACAATGTCTCAATCTCAGAAGAGAATCTTATGTCAAACAATTTTTGAACCAATTCATCCTCAGAACTTTGCCTGTGTGCCTAATGCAGCTGCTATTCACGTGGCGGGTCATGGTGATAAGCAGCCAATCTATCAACAAGCACAACATAAGCAGAACATGAAGGCAGAATTGGCACCTCAAACTTTTACAATACCCTTTGCATCCTATGGTGGGGCTGTAAGTCCACCAACAGGTCTTGACTTCTCCTCCATTGCTCAGAACCATGCCATTTTGCAAAGCCTTCCTGAAAGTTCTAGACATGGTTACTACCAGATGGCATCAGCTCCAGTTGCTGCCACAGCTCAGGCTACAGAGCTGAAGAAGAATAACCATGTATCAGAAGATGGGAAAACTATAGCTAGGCAGTCAATGAACACAAATATTAATGATGAAGAGGACAGAAAGGACATAGTGGCTAGCAAGGGTACTCAGCATTCCTCCCTTTCCTTTGCTAAAACAGATGTAGATCCTGCCATCACAACTGTTCTTGGTAACAGTATAAATGATCTGTCATCCCGACAAGTAAACCTCATTCAACCTCTCACAAGTAGATCATTTGACCGTCCTGCATGCGCTACTCCAGCTAGTACTTCTCTCTCAGCTACCACCATTTCTACTAATTCCCATCAACAGCAACATCATCCAATTCATCTTCCAAAGCACCAGCAGCAACAACTGCAGATGCAACACCATCTTGCACCCTCCCGTTCAAAGCCTTCAAGCGCAGGCAGCAGTGTTGCGGTCCACCCTGAGAATCTTTCTGGAGGAGCTACAATTACTATGTTCCCACATGCCCTAACTGGGTTTCCTCAAGCACTTATTCAAGGTGGGAGTTCCATCCAGTGGCCTCAGGGCAAATCATCTACTGGAAGAGGTGCGGATCCTGCTGGAGCGTCACCTGCTCCCGTAGTTAAGAACAACTTCCTCCAACTGCAAGGCAGAGCATCCCAACAATCGCTTCCTTCTCAGGGCCACCAAACTCAGATATCATTTGGCATTAATGGAAATAAACAGGGAGGACAACACCTTCCTGGGACATGTGGCAGTCCATCTGCATCTTCTGCCACAGTGGCTGTTTTATCACCCTCAAATTCAGTCTCAAGGAGTGCTGGTGGCAGTCCCAGAGCATCCTCAACTATAAAACCTAGTTCTCAAACCTCTGCTATTTTGCTTCCTCAGCAAACTGCTGTAAAGCAATCCACATCAAGCTCTAGTTCAAAATCAAACATGAGTAACTCTACCATGCCATCCATTTTAGGGCATCATCATCCACAGAAAATTTCTGCTCCAAGTTCAGTCACTAAACAGCAGCAACAGCCTCAGCAACCAAAACAGCAATCCTCTGAGGCTCAGCTCTTCTTCTCTAATCCACATATGCAGCAGGTTCAATGCGCTCAGTCCAATGCTTCTGCTCAATATTATCATAAAAGACAATCTGAACAAACAAGGCAAACTCAACAACATCAACAACACAACTCAGTTTCATCTACTACTAATATGCTTTCCCTTTGTGCTCCTTCAGCACTAGCACAGGCTGGTGTTCCTGCAACACCAGATCCAACTAAGGCCATGGCAGTGAACTCTCTGGCTGCGGCTAATAATTTGAAGGGTTTGCCACCAACTAGCTTCCTCAATGCCGCTCAGCTAGCTGTAGCAGCTCACTCTGCCTCGGTTTCTCCTCGACCTCCAATGTCTGCTACGTTCTCATATATGTCTCTGCCGCCATTTTCTGTGAAGTCTTCAGCTGAGCAGAAACCTACAGCCAGTAAATGTAATGCCTCCTTGGATTATTTTAAAAGttggaaacaaaatatatatttgtGCCTCATGTTATCCTTTTTTCATATACAGGAACTGATAATTTGCAagcctgctggcagcctgagagcAACTTAGGCTGGAAGAACAAATGAAGCTTGGGCAATATTGGCTGCATCTGCTTTGAAATCAAACAAGAGGACTCGGCTTTCCCATTCTAATGTCCTCTGCTTTATCTATGGAACTCATGTTTGGAGATTAATTGAAGGGTACTGAAATCTTTGGAAGAAGTGGCGGGGAAAATGGCACTGATTCATAACCTTCGAGCATTTTGGCAGTGTATTAAAGGAGAACACAGAACAGTTTAGGGAAGACAATGACTGTACAAAAGATGCCCTCTTACGTTTGATGTGGTCAAATGCTAACCACCATTGTCAactgtttcttttgttttattttagctcATCAAAAGGACTgagataattaaattaatatcacaTTACTTGTAGTTCCTCATCTTTTACATATGAATATCTGTTCTTTGTGCTGGAACACTTTTTGATCCATTATGAAAATTTTTGATATACTTCATTTATGTATTGCGTAAGCTTTATCTTTTGTGTTCTGTTGGTTAAAAATCCTTGAAGCATAGATGTTATGTTACTTGAGAAAAGGTGAATACTTGCCATTCGTCTTGCTTCTCATTTCTAATTGGAGCAACCTAATTGTGGATTGTGTTTTGATATGATCTGGTGTGTACATTTAACTTAAAgaatagtgaaaaaaaaaaaacccagtAGCTTGCTGATATTGGGATTCTTCATTGTAATTGGATGATCTTGCTAATCAtctaatttcataaaatttatcTCTCCTTGTTTTTCATGTGTCAagtttactttgaaaatcttgatCTACTTAATGAAACTTATTTGGAGTTTGGCTTTCCCATGAATATGCCATCCAAACATTTCTTGTCTAACGTCCTTGCTGGCTCAACTACTGTTTGttcatcaaatattaaatttgttTTCCTGCTGCGTTAAATCTGGTGGGTAACATGAAGTGGTTAAGAAATAGCCAGGGGAGTCTCTTCATTATGAAATAACTTGATGGCTAGTTTCTGACTCCATTATTGCTTCATTTCACAATTTCTTTAATGCTATGGTGGCCCATGGCTTCATTATAGCCAAGCATTTCTTTATCAATTTAATCtgggttatatatatattttttcccatGATGGCTATAAAGTAATCTTTGCAGGATGTGTTTACGGATGGTCAAGCATGGATGGCGCTATTGACTGGTGTGGACCAGATGACTTGTCTCGGTTGATGCCCCCAAAAAAGATTAAGCAGATTGCAAAGGTGAGCCCTAAAGCTGGTTGTCCTAGACAATGCTAA includes these proteins:
- the LOC122051050 gene encoding protein TIME FOR COFFEE-like isoform X1, which encodes MERNREARRGTMAAAATNGGGGGLPRRRQRNSSSFRDSPEEDGRMEMPDTSRLRDRGSKKDRDRDRSSRSRRRRGERMLHGSNRDRDEGDDSSEESMDQDDEDEDEGMPVPVRLPPSSPPLPNPVAASSPQQNQQHNNHHHHHQQPPRKSFPPKAVKWKADEMIGVPVPRKARSASTKRAHEPPVTGGGGGGGGDHISHQASMSPSRLSPISTTQLSPSSSNGSLRKKMKPMTGAKHRPPKFSKSPSCQDEIEIEVAEVLFGMTRQFDSLPKQDSYKIDSRDIDGGSGNEAKSRVSSPSSVSPSPAAYSAALPSSNSCSNPASLPTVAPKRKRPRPVKFDEETPTSLVVLHNYSSLSAPVAKVESENQIKPEVSSPKSEKNIATPVKNGGAPLVTSVSQSGLSDVQRQESAKAEKCKTHDQLPTGRSNSGDRVVETIEDLVSRANGDSDVNLFETAAKKNAPESPNEEKFKFDLMAPPPGKLSPERDDFNVFDRDHKLHVLDIEMAPKMNTDKAEEKPAEIAVMRDEHQTAKFGEKDADLKKQTVNKQALDLPIDFEKPKKQDVSFDKMETSKQQSKDLRQEPKQEKSGSASSLHVPLTVGSWPGVFPPYGYMGQVPPLQASAPINGTAGSSSSVQPPGFLQAHPRPKRCSTHCFIAQMISNYEKFARMNSFWTAAAGAAPFYGAKPCNQSVVPPSDSALSGHQMQGAFLGANAGALPDTKGTPVAALSLPGNSASQEKMPQANNTHMETAQRKQVMLQQMPKSGSTSNMPHGPAFIFPINQAPLLQPAAAASGVGRVGAAKSTTSANGEIRTSAAISSAVGSSVAGGSATPMNLSFTNMLPNDAQYVAFLQNYGYPFPIPAQFTGAPFRGTSNAQAMPFFYPSHMLHPQQLRPQQQQQAGPLPHVQQTHQNSSTLSGSSHKHSQQSINEFPATNQRQDLLSQQGHPKECSKGVDESLTSADGTMSQSQKRILCQTIFEPIHPQNFACVPNAAAIHVAGHGDKQPIYQQAQHKQNMKAELAPQTFTIPFASYGGAVSPPTGLDFSSIAQNHAILQSLPESSRHGYYQMASAPVAATAQATELKKNNHVSEDGKTIARQSMNTNINDEEDRKDIVASKGTQHSSLSFAKTDVDPAITTVLGNSINDLSSRQVNLIQPLTSRSFDRPACATPASTSLSATTISTNSHQQQHHPIHLPKHQQQQLQMQHHLAPSRSKPSSAGSSVAVHPENLSGGATITMFPHALTGFPQALIQGGSSIQWPQGKSSTGRGADPAGASPAPVVKNNFLQLQGRASQQSLPSQGHQTQISFGINGNKQGGQHLPGTCGSPSASSATVAVLSPSNSVSRSAGGSPRASSTIKPSSQTSAILLPQQTAVKQSTSSSSSKSNMSNSTMPSILGHHHPQKISAPSSVTKQQQQPQQPKQQSSEAQLFFSNPHMQQVQCAQSNASAQYYHKRQSEQTRQTQQHQQHNSVSSTTNMLSLCAPSALAQAGVPATPDPTKAMAVNSLAAANNLKGLPPTSFLNAAQLAVAAHSASVSPRPPMSATFSYMSLPPFSVKSSAEQKPTASK
- the LOC122051050 gene encoding protein TIME FOR COFFEE-like isoform X3 yields the protein MERNREARRGTMAAAATNGGGGGLPRRRQRNSSSFRDSPEEDGRMEMPDTSRLRDRGSKKDRDRDRSSRSRRRRGERMLHGSNRDRDEGDDSSEESMDQDDEDEDEGMPVPVRLPPSSPPLPNPVAASSPQQNQQHNNHHHHHQQPPRKSFPPKAVKWKADEMIGVPVPRKARSASTKRAHEPPVTGGGGGGGGDHISHQASMSPSRLSPISTTQLSPSSSNGSLRKKMKPMTGAKHRPPKFSKSPSCQDEIEIEVAEVLFGMTRQFDSLPKQDSYKIDSRDIDGGSGNEAKSRVSSPSSVSPSPAAYSAALPSSNSCSNPASLPTVAPKRKRPRPVKFDEETPTSLVVLHNYSSLSAPVAKVESENQIKPEVSSPKSEKNIATPVKNGGAPLVTSVSQSGLSDVQRQESAKAEKCKTHDQLPTGRSNSGDRVVETIEDLVSRANGDSDVNLFETAAKKNAPESPNEEKFKFDLMAPPPGKLSPERDDFNVFDRDHKLHVLDIEMAPKMNTDKAEEKPAEIAVMRDEHQTAKFGEKDADLKKQTVNKQALDLPIDFEKPKKQDVSFDKMETSKQQSKDLRQEPKQEKSGSASSLHVPLTVGSWPGVFPPYGYMGQVPPLQASAPINGTAGSSSSVQPPGFLQAHPRPKRCSTHCFIAQMISNYEKFARMNSFWTAAAGAAPFYGAKPCNQSVVPPSDSALSGHQMQGAFLGANAGALPDTKGTPVAALSLPGNSASQEKMPQANNTHMETAQRKQVMLQQMPKSGSTSNMPHGPAFIFPINQAPLLQPAAAASGVGRVGAAKSTTSANGEIRTSAAISSAVGSSVAGGSATPMNLSFTNMLPNDAQYVAFLQNYGYPFPIPAQFTGAPFRGTSNAQAMPFFYPSHMLHPQQLRPQQQQQAGPLPHVQQTHQNSSTLSGSSHKHSQQSINEFPATNQRQDLLSQQGHPKECSKGVDESLTSADAAIHVAGHGDKQPIYQQAQHKQNMKAELAPQTFTIPFASYGGAVSPPTGLDFSSIAQNHAILQSLPESSRHGYYQMASAPVAATAQATELKKNNHVSEDGKTIARQSMNTNINDEEDRKDIVASKGTQHSSLSFAKTDVDPAITTVLGNSINDLSSRQVNLIQPLTSRSFDRPACATPASTSLSATTISTNSHQQQHHPIHLPKHQQQQLQMQHHLAPSRSKPSSAGSSVAVHPENLSGGATITMFPHALTGFPQALIQGGSSIQWPQGKSSTGRGADPAGASPAPVVKNNFLQLQGRASQQSLPSQGHQTQISFGINGNKQGGQHLPGTCGSPSASSATVAVLSPSNSVSRSAGGSPRASSTIKPSSQTSAILLPQQTAVKQSTSSSSSKSNMSNSTMPSILGHHHPQKISAPSSVTKQQQQPQQPKQQSSEAQLFFSNPHMQQVQCAQSNASAQYYHKRQSEQTRQTQQHQQHNSVSSTTNMLSLCAPSALAQAGVPATPDPTKAMAVNSLAAANNLKGLPPTSFLNAAQLAVAAHSASVSPRPPMSATFSYMSLPPFSVKSSAEQKPTASK
- the LOC122051050 gene encoding protein TIME FOR COFFEE-like isoform X2 — encoded protein: MERNREARRGTMAAAATNGGGGGLPRRRQRNSSSFRDSPEEDGRMEMPDTSRLRDRGSKKDRDRDRSSRSRRRRGERMLHGSNRDRDEGDDSSEESMDQDDEDEDEGMPVPVRLPPSSPPLPNPVAASSPQQNQQHNNHHHHHQQPPRKSFPPKAVKWKADEMIGVPVPRKARSASTKRAHEPPVTGGGGGGGGDHISHQASMSPSRLSPISTTQLSPSSSNGSLRKKMKPMTGAKHRPPKFSKSPSCQDEIEIEVAEVLFGMTRQFDSLPKQDSYKIDSRDIDGGSGNEAKSRVSSPSSVSPSPAAYSAALPSSNSCSNPASLPTVAPKRKRPRPVKFDEETPTSLVVLHNYSSLSAPVAKVESENQIKPEVSSPKSEKNIATPVKNGGAPLVTSVSQSGLSDVQRQESAKAEKCKTHDQLPTGRSNSGDRVVETIEDLVSRANGDSDVNLFETAAKKNAPESPNEEKFKFDLMAPPPGKLSPERDDFNVFDRDHKLHVLDIEMAPKMNTDKAEEKPAEIAVMRDEHQTAKFGEKDADLKKQTVNKQALDLPIDFEKPKKQDVSFDKMETSKQQSKDLRQEPKQEKSASSLHVPLTVGSWPGVFPPYGYMGQVPPLQASAPINGTAGSSSSVQPPGFLQAHPRPKRCSTHCFIAQMISNYEKFARMNSFWTAAAGAAPFYGAKPCNQSVVPPSDSALSGHQMQGAFLGANAGALPDTKGTPVAALSLPGNSASQEKMPQANNTHMETAQRKQVMLQQMPKSGSTSNMPHGPAFIFPINQAPLLQPAAAASGVGRVGAAKSTTSANGEIRTSAAISSAVGSSVAGGSATPMNLSFTNMLPNDAQYVAFLQNYGYPFPIPAQFTGAPFRGTSNAQAMPFFYPSHMLHPQQLRPQQQQQAGPLPHVQQTHQNSSTLSGSSHKHSQQSINEFPATNQRQDLLSQQGHPKECSKGVDESLTSADGTMSQSQKRILCQTIFEPIHPQNFACVPNAAAIHVAGHGDKQPIYQQAQHKQNMKAELAPQTFTIPFASYGGAVSPPTGLDFSSIAQNHAILQSLPESSRHGYYQMASAPVAATAQATELKKNNHVSEDGKTIARQSMNTNINDEEDRKDIVASKGTQHSSLSFAKTDVDPAITTVLGNSINDLSSRQVNLIQPLTSRSFDRPACATPASTSLSATTISTNSHQQQHHPIHLPKHQQQQLQMQHHLAPSRSKPSSAGSSVAVHPENLSGGATITMFPHALTGFPQALIQGGSSIQWPQGKSSTGRGADPAGASPAPVVKNNFLQLQGRASQQSLPSQGHQTQISFGINGNKQGGQHLPGTCGSPSASSATVAVLSPSNSVSRSAGGSPRASSTIKPSSQTSAILLPQQTAVKQSTSSSSSKSNMSNSTMPSILGHHHPQKISAPSSVTKQQQQPQQPKQQSSEAQLFFSNPHMQQVQCAQSNASAQYYHKRQSEQTRQTQQHQQHNSVSSTTNMLSLCAPSALAQAGVPATPDPTKAMAVNSLAAANNLKGLPPTSFLNAAQLAVAAHSASVSPRPPMSATFSYMSLPPFSVKSSAEQKPTASK